In Flavobacterium sp. N1736, the following are encoded in one genomic region:
- a CDS encoding energy transducer TonB, whose product MKKIITLAFLILATFSYSQTENVIGSAEPMQAEKEDLKIYDRKEVEVPAGFQNYNIKINQFISENFVVSKKIKEKKISGDIVLSFVVEKDGSFTAVKIIKDLGYDTGKELERVIKLQKWLPAELNGKKVRSTFNLTYTINQQ is encoded by the coding sequence ATGAAAAAAATAATTACGTTAGCATTTCTAATATTAGCTACATTTTCATATAGTCAAACAGAAAACGTAATAGGTTCAGCAGAACCAATGCAAGCTGAAAAAGAAGACTTGAAAATATATGATCGTAAAGAAGTCGAAGTACCAGCAGGATTTCAAAATTATAATATTAAAATTAATCAATTTATAAGTGAGAACTTTGTTGTTTCTAAAAAAATAAAAGAGAAAAAAATCAGTGGAGATATTGTCCTTTCGTTTGTTGTCGAAAAAGATGGTTCTTTCACTGCTGTTAAAATTATTAAAGACTTAGGTTACGATACAGGCAAAGAACTTGAAAGAGTAATAAAATTACAAAAATGGCTTCCCGCAGAATTAAATGGAAAAAAAGTAAGATCAACATTTAATTTAACATACACGATAAACCAACAATAA
- a CDS encoding shikimate dehydrogenase family protein, which produces MIDILKRRFGLLGRNISYSFSKGYFTEKFSDEVFAGNSYENFDIADINHFGGLLKNNPDLNGLNVTIPYKEQVIPFLDKLSKKAALIGAVNTIKFTKKGKLKGYNTDYYGFKKSLKPLLEPHHKKALILGTGGASKGVAFALDELNIPYTFVSREAKENIIDYGLINATTFDNFQIIINCTPVGTSPNIKACPNIPYEFFTDKHIAYDLIYNPTETQFLKNAKEKGAIIKNGYDMLIFQAEKAWKIWNK; this is translated from the coding sequence ATGATTGATATTTTAAAAAGACGTTTTGGCCTATTAGGACGTAATATTAGTTACTCATTTTCAAAAGGATATTTTACTGAAAAATTCAGTGATGAAGTTTTTGCCGGCAATAGTTATGAAAATTTTGATATTGCAGACATCAATCATTTTGGCGGATTATTAAAAAACAATCCTGATTTAAATGGTTTAAATGTTACAATTCCGTACAAAGAACAAGTCATTCCGTTTCTAGATAAACTATCAAAAAAAGCAGCTTTAATAGGCGCCGTAAACACTATTAAATTTACCAAAAAAGGAAAATTAAAAGGTTATAATACAGATTATTACGGTTTCAAAAAATCATTAAAGCCGTTATTAGAGCCACATCATAAAAAAGCCCTTATTTTGGGTACAGGCGGTGCATCAAAAGGGGTTGCTTTTGCCCTTGACGAACTCAACATTCCTTATACATTTGTATCTCGGGAAGCAAAAGAAAACATTATTGATTATGGTTTAATAAACGCAACTACTTTTGATAATTTTCAAATCATAATTAACTGTACGCCCGTTGGAACAAGTCCGAATATTAAGGCTTGTCCTAATATTCCTTATGAGTTTTTTACGGATAAACACATTGCTTACGATTTAATCTACAATCCTACCGAAACGCAATTTTTAAAAAATGCCAAAGAAAAGGGAGCAATAATAAAAAACGGTTACGATATGCTTATTTTTCAGGCAGAAAAGG
- a CDS encoding tetratricopeptide repeat protein produces MQLSNEEEDYNLSLSKFESMLKTNKVLFFDSEEFEEIILHYLDIGKANLAKKALKLALDQHPKSTGLKLVQVEMLVYDDKLEIAEKLLNELYAIEPNNEEIYIQKANICSKRDQHEKAVELLKIALQYTDDYADVYNLIGMEYLFMDNLEMAKDSFIKCLEEDLEDQSALYNVVYCFEFLDQNQEAILYLNDYINKNPYSEIAWHQLGRLHYGVKEYENAIRAFDYATLIDDEFLGAFMEKAKAYERLKKYNEAIESYNRTIELDDATSYALLRIGKCYEKLGNSVKALQYYNQTVHEDPLLDKGWIAITDFHVRQKNFQKALFFVNKALAIDNQNRLYWKRYATINKQMNFFEEAEFGYRKAVEFGDYALDTWLFWVDILQFLGEFESAIQTLLQASEYFPEENEVEYRLAGLYFMIQDNTKAKFHLSNGLRLNFDNYILIEDLFPVVWAKKMVKNYIEKHRKQ; encoded by the coding sequence ATGCAATTAAGCAACGAAGAAGAAGATTATAACCTATCCCTATCCAAATTTGAGTCGATGTTAAAAACTAACAAAGTACTCTTTTTTGACTCTGAAGAATTTGAAGAAATTATTCTTCATTATTTAGATATAGGTAAGGCTAATTTAGCAAAAAAGGCCTTAAAACTTGCATTAGACCAACATCCAAAATCTACAGGCTTAAAATTAGTACAAGTAGAAATGCTGGTTTACGATGACAAACTCGAAATTGCTGAAAAGCTTTTGAATGAGTTGTATGCAATTGAACCTAACAACGAGGAAATTTATATCCAGAAAGCCAATATTTGTTCTAAAAGAGATCAACACGAAAAAGCGGTAGAATTACTTAAAATTGCCTTGCAATATACAGATGATTACGCTGACGTGTATAATTTGATTGGAATGGAATATCTTTTTATGGATAACCTTGAGATGGCAAAAGACAGTTTTATCAAATGTCTTGAAGAAGATTTAGAAGATCAGTCGGCATTGTATAATGTGGTTTACTGTTTTGAATTTTTAGATCAAAATCAGGAAGCTATTCTGTATTTGAACGATTATATCAACAAAAATCCATATAGTGAAATCGCCTGGCATCAGCTTGGACGTTTGCATTATGGTGTAAAAGAATATGAAAACGCCATTCGTGCTTTTGATTATGCAACCCTGATCGACGATGAGTTTTTGGGTGCTTTCATGGAAAAAGCAAAAGCATACGAACGTTTAAAAAAATACAATGAAGCGATCGAAAGCTATAATCGTACGATTGAGCTTGACGATGCCACTTCGTACGCTTTACTGCGAATTGGTAAATGTTACGAAAAATTAGGAAATTCTGTAAAAGCGCTTCAATATTACAATCAAACGGTACACGAAGATCCGCTTTTAGATAAAGGCTGGATTGCCATTACCGATTTTCATGTTCGCCAGAAAAACTTTCAAAAAGCTCTGTTTTTTGTCAACAAAGCTTTAGCGATAGACAATCAAAATCGTTTGTACTGGAAACGTTACGCTACGATCAACAAACAAATGAACTTTTTTGAAGAGGCTGAATTTGGGTACAGAAAAGCGGTAGAATTTGGTGATTATGCACTGGATACTTGGTTATTCTGGGTTGATATTTTACAGTTTTTAGGAGAATTTGAAAGCGCAATTCAAACATTATTGCAGGCTTCAGAATATTTTCCTGAAGAAAATGAAGTCGAATATCGTTTGGCCGGATTGTATTTTATGATTCAGGACAACACAAAAGCAAAATTCCATTTAAGCAACGGATTACGTTTAAACTTTGATAATTATATTTTAATCGAAGATTTATTTCCGGTAGTCTGGGCAAAAAAAATGGTTAAAAATTATATTGAAAAACATAGAAAACAATAA
- a CDS encoding aspartate aminotransferase family protein, with the protein MNPDFIKYQAQTSPYPLGMEVSHAIGSYIYDTTNKKYLDFVAGVSACTLGHQHPRVNQAIKDQLDKYSHVMVYGEYSQSPAVAYCKLLASLLPESLNKTYLVNSGTEAIEGALKLAKRTTGRSQLISCHNAYHGNTMGSMSVMGFEERKQAFRPLLPDIDFITFNNEEDLQKITTRTAAILLETIQGGAGFIEPKDNFLQKVRKRCDEVGALMIVDEIQPGFGRTGKLFGFQNYDVVPDIVVMGKGMGGGMPVGAFTASAEKMDLLTENPKLGHITTFGGHPVIASACLATLQELTETNLMQEALNKEKLFRSLLVHPLIKEVRGKGLMLAAMTETAEITNEVILSCQDKGLILFWLLFEGCAIRITPPLTISDEEIKEGCAIILEVMDEIINKQRKT; encoded by the coding sequence ATGAATCCAGATTTTATAAAATACCAGGCACAAACGTCTCCATATCCTTTGGGAATGGAGGTTTCTCATGCTATTGGTTCCTATATTTACGATACTACTAATAAAAAATATTTAGATTTTGTTGCCGGAGTTTCGGCTTGCACGCTTGGTCATCAGCATCCAAGGGTAAATCAGGCTATTAAAGATCAGTTAGACAAATACTCGCATGTGATGGTTTACGGTGAATATTCGCAAAGTCCTGCTGTAGCGTATTGCAAATTACTGGCTTCACTCCTGCCGGAATCTTTAAACAAAACTTATTTGGTTAATTCCGGTACAGAAGCAATTGAAGGTGCGCTTAAACTTGCCAAACGAACAACAGGAAGAAGTCAGCTTATTTCCTGCCACAATGCATATCACGGTAATACAATGGGATCGATGAGTGTTATGGGATTTGAAGAGCGCAAACAAGCTTTTCGTCCATTGCTTCCGGATATTGATTTTATTACTTTTAACAACGAAGAAGATTTACAAAAAATAACGACCAGAACAGCTGCGATTCTTCTGGAAACAATACAAGGCGGCGCCGGATTTATTGAGCCAAAAGACAACTTTTTACAAAAAGTTCGTAAACGTTGTGATGAAGTTGGTGCGTTGATGATTGTAGATGAAATTCAGCCGGGATTTGGCAGAACGGGTAAGCTTTTTGGTTTTCAAAACTATGATGTAGTTCCGGATATTGTCGTTATGGGAAAAGGAATGGGAGGCGGAATGCCTGTAGGCGCTTTTACAGCTTCAGCAGAAAAAATGGATCTTTTGACAGAAAATCCAAAATTAGGGCATATAACCACTTTTGGAGGGCATCCTGTCATTGCGTCAGCTTGTTTAGCTACTTTGCAGGAATTAACTGAGACTAATTTGATGCAGGAAGCATTAAACAAGGAAAAACTGTTCAGATCGCTTTTGGTACATCCTTTGATAAAGGAAGTTAGAGGAAAAGGATTAATGCTTGCTGCTATGACTGAAACTGCCGAAATAACGAATGAAGTTATTTTAAGCTGTCAGGATAAAGGGCTCATTTTATTCTGGTTACTGTTTGAGGGATGTGCAATACGAATAACACCTCCATTAACCATTTCTGATGAAGAAATAAAAGAAGGTTGCGCCATAATTTTAGAAGTCATGGATGAAATCATTAATAAACAGCGAAAAACTTAA